From the genome of Streptomyces spinoverrucosus:
CCCGGCCGACCTGCTGCTGTTACTCCCGGACATCACCTGGCAGGCGTACAACCTCTATCCCGAGGACGGCCGCACCGGCGCGAGCCTCTACCACGCCTGGGACGAGCACGGCCGGCTGCTCGGCGAGGCGGACGCCGCGACGACGGTCTCCTTCGACCGGCCGTACGCGGGCGCGGGCCTGCCCCTGCACGTGGGCCACGCCTACGACTTCATCCGCTGGGCCGAGCGCTACGGCTACGACCTCGCCTACGCCGACGCCCGCGACCTGCACGCCGGCCGCGTCGACCCCACCCGCTACCGGGGCCTGGTCTTCCCGGGCCACGACGAGTACTGGTCGACGAACATGCGCCGCACGGTGGAGCTGGCCCGCGAGAACGGCACGTCCCTCGTCTTCCTCTCCTCCAACTCCATGTACTGGCAGGTGGAGTTGGGCCCGTCCCCGTCCGGCACCCCGGACCGCCTCCTGACCTGCCGCAAGCGCAGGGGCCCGGGCAGGCCGGTGCTGTGGCGGGAGATCGACCGCCCGGAGCAGCAGGTGATCGGCATCCAGTACCAGGGCCGGGTCCCCGAGCCGCACCCGCTGATCGTCCGTAACGCCGGCCACTGGCTGTGGGAGGCGACCGGCGCGCACGAGGGCGACGAGATCGCGGGCCTGGTCGCCGGCGAGGCCGACCGCTACTTCCCGCGCACCCCGCTCCCCGACCACGACGAGCGCATCCTGCTCGCCCACTCCCCGTACACCGACAGCGAGGGCGTCCTCCGCCACCAGGAGACGTCCCTCTACCGCGCCCCGTCCGGCGCCCTGGTCTTCGCGGCCGGAACGTTCGCTTGGTCCCCGGCCCTGGACCGCCCCGGCCACGTGGACGCCCGTATCCAGCGCGCCACCGCCAACCTCCTGGACCGCATCTGCAAACGCGACTGACCCGCTGTCCTCGATCACTTCCCGGTGCGGGAGAATCGACCCAGTTGGACAGAACCACGGGGAGGAACCGTGTCCGGATTCGTCGAAAAGCCCGAGCCGACCGAGGTTCCGGGCCTGGTGCATCTGCACACCGGCAAGGTGCGCGAGCTGTACCAGAACGAGGCGGGCGACCTCGTGATGGTCGCCAGCGACCGTATCTCCGCCTACGACTGGGTGCTGCCGACCGAGATCCCCGACAAGGGCCGCGTCCTCACCCAGCTCTCCCTGTGGTGGTTCGACCAGCTCGCCGACCTGGCCCCCGGTCATGTCCTGAGCACCGAACTCCCGCCGGGCGCCCCCGCCGACTGGGCGGGCCGCACGCTGGTCTGCAAGTCGCTGCGGATGGTCCCCGTGGAGTGCGTGGCCCGCGGCTACCTCACCGGCTCCGGCCTGGTCGAGTACAACGAGTCCCGTACGGTCTGCGGCCTCGCCCTCCCCGCAGGCCTCGTCGACGGCTCCGAGCTGCCCGCCCCGATCTT
Proteins encoded in this window:
- a CDS encoding N,N-dimethylformamidase beta subunit family domain-containing protein, giving the protein MGSEQIRRWESGALAHAVTDPFGQGPLPWLRGSETYFDDTGKVVPWYVDQAPGAQQTQTPGAATPRVPAPRSGGPRAADDVHRQIKGFNSTGAVAPGDAVDFHVTVDPPQEFAVDIYRIGHYGGDGAAKITTSPRLSGIVQPPPLTADRTVSCHHWWLSWRLQIPSHWSVGAYVAVLTTADGYRSHVPFTVRDDHPADLLLLLPDITWQAYNLYPEDGRTGASLYHAWDEHGRLLGEADAATTVSFDRPYAGAGLPLHVGHAYDFIRWAERYGYDLAYADARDLHAGRVDPTRYRGLVFPGHDEYWSTNMRRTVELARENGTSLVFLSSNSMYWQVELGPSPSGTPDRLLTCRKRRGPGRPVLWREIDRPEQQVIGIQYQGRVPEPHPLIVRNAGHWLWEATGAHEGDEIAGLVAGEADRYFPRTPLPDHDERILLAHSPYTDSEGVLRHQETSLYRAPSGALVFAAGTFAWSPALDRPGHVDARIQRATANLLDRICKRD
- a CDS encoding phosphoribosylaminoimidazolesuccinocarboxamide synthase; amino-acid sequence: MSGFVEKPEPTEVPGLVHLHTGKVRELYQNEAGDLVMVASDRISAYDWVLPTEIPDKGRVLTQLSLWWFDQLADLAPGHVLSTELPPGAPADWAGRTLVCKSLRMVPVECVARGYLTGSGLVEYNESRTVCGLALPAGLVDGSELPAPIFTPATKAEVGEHDENVSYEEVARQVGADTAAQLRQATLAVYSRARDIARDRGIILADTKFEFGFDGDTLVLADEVLTPDSSRFWPVDQWQPGRAQPSYDKQYVRDWLTSPESGWDRGSEQPPPALPQQVVDATRAKYVEAYERLTGTSWS